From Anopheles coluzzii chromosome 3, AcolN3, whole genome shotgun sequence, the proteins below share one genomic window:
- the LOC120959508 gene encoding protein DEK isoform X1 produces the protein MSANAADEEKKLTKMPEEREDDKGTVKSPAAPVDGGANKADSTGSAAAAAADKKPPSTEPAGGDTKAPPKKADEKSGEEKSKPDGKTPTTDDGDASKADGGAPGRDNGSADKPAPPTKAAPEPADAKGKNGRNGAKKSPSDGGTEDGADGGKEQAAAGKSLGTIALIDANITKAKVDDLQTLHTILYEGPAKPMVLRRNLRKFDGFEFGADSDAYRKRVSATEKLDVKKLGQLAEILALEKKGSKEELAGRICTFLLRPDGDEELPDDEMGEEEEEEEDEENEEEEMSEEEEEAPKKKTPAKRGSGASAAAPAGRGRDNAKSSSGRPKRSTAGRGYQDNSLYVDYSSSEEEEEETVKVGRGRRARRGSDSGSDYNPSAGSDSDAGKRRSSRAPTRGSRTSARNVRKRYSDDESEESQSDDDFSEDDRRKKKTTPARGRGRPSAAAVAARQSQRGRGRKRKAETESEEEESEEEEEEVDSEDSDRPKRKSVAKAGGRAAAAVANNKSKNASAAAKGGRGQPKRAAAVSSAKKSRRGRGRSSSGEEDEEEDEEEEEDDEEPEMDDNESEDEKPLVKKAKQEKESDTAAPPSEDDIKEYLKEILEEANLEEITMKTVCKKVYAKYPEHDLSHKKDFIKATVKSLIST, from the exons ATGTCGGCAAACGCCGCCGATGAGGAGAAGAAATTAACAAAAATG CCAGAAGAACGTGAGGACGACAAGGGCACCGTGAAGTCGCCGGCTGCACCTGTGGACGGTGGTGCCAACAAAGCCGATAGCACTGgatccgccgccgccgcagccgctGATAAGAAACCGCCATCGACCGAGCCGGCCGGTGGTGATACAAAAGCGCCACCCAAGAAAGCGGACGAGAAGAGTG GTGAGGAAAAATCGAAACCCGACGGCAAAACCCCGACCACCGACGACGGGGACGCTAGCAAAGCGGACGGTGGCGCACCCGGCCGGGACAATGGCAGCGCAGACAAACCGGCACCGCCGACAAAGGCCGCGCCGGAACCGGCGGACGCCAAGGGCAAGAATGGTCGCAATGGCGCCAAAAAGTCGCCGTCCGATGGCGGTACCGAGGACGGGGCGGACGGTGGGAAGGAACAGGCCGCGGCCGGCAAAAGCCTCGGCACGATCGCGCTGATCGATGCCAACATTACCAAGGCGAAGGTGGACGACCTGCAGACGCTGCACACGATACTGTACGAGGGGCCGGCCAAGCCGATGGTGCTGCGGCGCAACCTGCGCAAGTTCGACGGGTTCGAGTTCGGCGCGGACTCGGACGCGTACCGGAAGCGCGTGTCGGCCACCGAAAAGCTGGACGTGAAGAAGCTGGGCCAGCTGGCGGAGATACTGGCGCTGGAGAAGAAGGGCAGCAAGGAGGAGCTAGCCGGGCGGATCTGCACCTTCTTGCTGCGGCCGGATGGCGACGAGGAGCTGCCCGACGACGAGATgggcgaggaggaggaagaggaggaggatgaggagaacgaggaggaggagatgagcgaggaggaggaggaggcacCAAAGAAGAAAACGCCGGCAAAGCGTGGCAGTGGTGCGTCGGCTGCAGCACCGGCCGGCCGTGGCAGGGATAACGCCAAGTCGTCCAGCGGCCGTCCGAAGCGATCGACGGCCGGTCGTGGTTACCAAG ACAATTCCTTATACGTAGATTACTCCTCCtcggaggaggaagaggaggaaacCGTCAAGGTGGGCCGCGGCCGTCGTGCCCGTCGAGGATCGGACAGTGGATCGGAT TATAATCCCTCGGCCGGGTCAGATTCCGATGCGGGCAAGCGAAGATCGTCCCGCGCACCGACGCGCGGCAGTCGAACCTCGGCACGGAACGTACGCAAGCGGTACAGCGACGATGAATCGGAGGAAAGTCAAAGCGACGACGATTTCAGCGAG GATGATCGACGAAAAAAGAAGACCACACCGGCACGTGGCCGCGGCCGTCCCAgtgctgctgccgtcgccGCCCGACAGTCGCAGCGGGGCCGGGGCCGCAAGCGAAAAGCAGAAACTGAAAGCGAAGAGGAAGAGtcggaagaggaggaggaagaggtcGACAGTGAGGACAGTGATCGGCCGAAGCGGAAATCGGTTGCGAAGGCGGGTGGCCGCGCGGCAGCTGCCGTAGCCAACAATAAGAGCAAGAATGCGAGTGCGGCGGCAAAGGGTG GACGAGGACAGCCGAAACGGGCGGCAGCAGTAAGCAGCGCCAAGAAGTCGCGACGGGGCCGTGGACGCAGCTCGTCCGGCGAAGAGGATGAGGaagaggacgaggaggaggaggaggacgatgagGAGCCTGAGATGGATGACAACGAATCGGAGGACGAGAAACCATTAGTCAAGAAGGCCAAGCAGGAAAAGGAATCCGATACGGCTGCACCACCGAGC GAGGATGATATCAAAGAATACCTGAAAGAGATCCTGGAGGAAGCGAACCTGGAAGAGATCACGATGAAAACCGTGTGCAAGAAGGTGTACGCCAAGTATCCGGAGCACGATCTGTCGCATAAAAAGGATTTCATCAAGGCAACAGTCAAATCT CTTATATCGACGTAA
- the LOC120959508 gene encoding protein DEK isoform X3, with amino-acid sequence MPEEREDDKGTVKSPAAPVDGGANKADSTGSAAAAAADKKPPSTEPAGGDTKAPPKKADEKSGEEKSKPDGKTPTTDDGDASKADGGAPGRDNGSADKPAPPTKAAPEPADAKGKNGRNGAKKSPSDGGTEDGADGGKEQAAAGKSLGTIALIDANITKAKVDDLQTLHTILYEGPAKPMVLRRNLRKFDGFEFGADSDAYRKRVSATEKLDVKKLGQLAEILALEKKGSKEELAGRICTFLLRPDGDEELPDDEMGEEEEEEEDEENEEEEMSEEEEEAPKKKTPAKRGSGASAAAPAGRGRDNAKSSSGRPKRSTAGRGYQDNSLYVDYSSSEEEEEETVKVGRGRRARRGSDSGSDYNPSAGSDSDAGKRRSSRAPTRGSRTSARNVRKRYSDDESEESQSDDDFSEDDRRKKKTTPARGRGRPSAAAVAARQSQRGRGRKRKAETESEEEESEEEEEEVDSEDSDRPKRKSVAKAGGRAAAAVANNKSKNASAAAKGGRGQPKRAAAVSSAKKSRRGRGRSSSGEEDEEEDEEEEEDDEEPEMDDNESEDEKPLVKKAKQEKESDTAAPPSEDDIKEYLKEILEEANLEEITMKTVCKKVYAKYPEHDLSHKKDFIKATVKSLIST; translated from the exons ATG CCAGAAGAACGTGAGGACGACAAGGGCACCGTGAAGTCGCCGGCTGCACCTGTGGACGGTGGTGCCAACAAAGCCGATAGCACTGgatccgccgccgccgcagccgctGATAAGAAACCGCCATCGACCGAGCCGGCCGGTGGTGATACAAAAGCGCCACCCAAGAAAGCGGACGAGAAGAGTG GTGAGGAAAAATCGAAACCCGACGGCAAAACCCCGACCACCGACGACGGGGACGCTAGCAAAGCGGACGGTGGCGCACCCGGCCGGGACAATGGCAGCGCAGACAAACCGGCACCGCCGACAAAGGCCGCGCCGGAACCGGCGGACGCCAAGGGCAAGAATGGTCGCAATGGCGCCAAAAAGTCGCCGTCCGATGGCGGTACCGAGGACGGGGCGGACGGTGGGAAGGAACAGGCCGCGGCCGGCAAAAGCCTCGGCACGATCGCGCTGATCGATGCCAACATTACCAAGGCGAAGGTGGACGACCTGCAGACGCTGCACACGATACTGTACGAGGGGCCGGCCAAGCCGATGGTGCTGCGGCGCAACCTGCGCAAGTTCGACGGGTTCGAGTTCGGCGCGGACTCGGACGCGTACCGGAAGCGCGTGTCGGCCACCGAAAAGCTGGACGTGAAGAAGCTGGGCCAGCTGGCGGAGATACTGGCGCTGGAGAAGAAGGGCAGCAAGGAGGAGCTAGCCGGGCGGATCTGCACCTTCTTGCTGCGGCCGGATGGCGACGAGGAGCTGCCCGACGACGAGATgggcgaggaggaggaagaggaggaggatgaggagaacgaggaggaggagatgagcgaggaggaggaggaggcacCAAAGAAGAAAACGCCGGCAAAGCGTGGCAGTGGTGCGTCGGCTGCAGCACCGGCCGGCCGTGGCAGGGATAACGCCAAGTCGTCCAGCGGCCGTCCGAAGCGATCGACGGCCGGTCGTGGTTACCAAG ACAATTCCTTATACGTAGATTACTCCTCCtcggaggaggaagaggaggaaacCGTCAAGGTGGGCCGCGGCCGTCGTGCCCGTCGAGGATCGGACAGTGGATCGGAT TATAATCCCTCGGCCGGGTCAGATTCCGATGCGGGCAAGCGAAGATCGTCCCGCGCACCGACGCGCGGCAGTCGAACCTCGGCACGGAACGTACGCAAGCGGTACAGCGACGATGAATCGGAGGAAAGTCAAAGCGACGACGATTTCAGCGAG GATGATCGACGAAAAAAGAAGACCACACCGGCACGTGGCCGCGGCCGTCCCAgtgctgctgccgtcgccGCCCGACAGTCGCAGCGGGGCCGGGGCCGCAAGCGAAAAGCAGAAACTGAAAGCGAAGAGGAAGAGtcggaagaggaggaggaagaggtcGACAGTGAGGACAGTGATCGGCCGAAGCGGAAATCGGTTGCGAAGGCGGGTGGCCGCGCGGCAGCTGCCGTAGCCAACAATAAGAGCAAGAATGCGAGTGCGGCGGCAAAGGGTG GACGAGGACAGCCGAAACGGGCGGCAGCAGTAAGCAGCGCCAAGAAGTCGCGACGGGGCCGTGGACGCAGCTCGTCCGGCGAAGAGGATGAGGaagaggacgaggaggaggaggaggacgatgagGAGCCTGAGATGGATGACAACGAATCGGAGGACGAGAAACCATTAGTCAAGAAGGCCAAGCAGGAAAAGGAATCCGATACGGCTGCACCACCGAGC GAGGATGATATCAAAGAATACCTGAAAGAGATCCTGGAGGAAGCGAACCTGGAAGAGATCACGATGAAAACCGTGTGCAAGAAGGTGTACGCCAAGTATCCGGAGCACGATCTGTCGCATAAAAAGGATTTCATCAAGGCAACAGTCAAATCT CTTATATCGACGTAA
- the LOC120959508 gene encoding protein DEK isoform X2 — protein MSANAADEEKKLTKMPEEREDDKGTVKSPAAPVDGGANKADSTGSAAAAAADKKPPSTEPAGGDTKAPPKKADEKSGEEKSKPDGKTPTTDDGDASKADGGAPGRDNGSADKPAPPTKAAPEPADAKGKNGRNGAKKSPSDGGTEDGADGGKEQAAAGKSLGTIALIDANITKAKVDDLQTLHTILYEGPAKPMVLRRNLRKFDGFEFGADSDAYRKRVSATEKLDVKKLGQLAEILALEKKGSKEELAGRICTFLLRPDGDEELPDDEMGEEEEEEEDEENEEEEMSEEEEEAPKKKTPAKRGSGASAAAPAGRGRDNAKSSSGRPKRSTAGRGYQDYSSSEEEEEETVKVGRGRRARRGSDSGSDYNPSAGSDSDAGKRRSSRAPTRGSRTSARNVRKRYSDDESEESQSDDDFSEDDRRKKKTTPARGRGRPSAAAVAARQSQRGRGRKRKAETESEEEESEEEEEEVDSEDSDRPKRKSVAKAGGRAAAAVANNKSKNASAAAKGGRGQPKRAAAVSSAKKSRRGRGRSSSGEEDEEEDEEEEEDDEEPEMDDNESEDEKPLVKKAKQEKESDTAAPPSEDDIKEYLKEILEEANLEEITMKTVCKKVYAKYPEHDLSHKKDFIKATVKSLIST, from the exons ATGTCGGCAAACGCCGCCGATGAGGAGAAGAAATTAACAAAAATG CCAGAAGAACGTGAGGACGACAAGGGCACCGTGAAGTCGCCGGCTGCACCTGTGGACGGTGGTGCCAACAAAGCCGATAGCACTGgatccgccgccgccgcagccgctGATAAGAAACCGCCATCGACCGAGCCGGCCGGTGGTGATACAAAAGCGCCACCCAAGAAAGCGGACGAGAAGAGTG GTGAGGAAAAATCGAAACCCGACGGCAAAACCCCGACCACCGACGACGGGGACGCTAGCAAAGCGGACGGTGGCGCACCCGGCCGGGACAATGGCAGCGCAGACAAACCGGCACCGCCGACAAAGGCCGCGCCGGAACCGGCGGACGCCAAGGGCAAGAATGGTCGCAATGGCGCCAAAAAGTCGCCGTCCGATGGCGGTACCGAGGACGGGGCGGACGGTGGGAAGGAACAGGCCGCGGCCGGCAAAAGCCTCGGCACGATCGCGCTGATCGATGCCAACATTACCAAGGCGAAGGTGGACGACCTGCAGACGCTGCACACGATACTGTACGAGGGGCCGGCCAAGCCGATGGTGCTGCGGCGCAACCTGCGCAAGTTCGACGGGTTCGAGTTCGGCGCGGACTCGGACGCGTACCGGAAGCGCGTGTCGGCCACCGAAAAGCTGGACGTGAAGAAGCTGGGCCAGCTGGCGGAGATACTGGCGCTGGAGAAGAAGGGCAGCAAGGAGGAGCTAGCCGGGCGGATCTGCACCTTCTTGCTGCGGCCGGATGGCGACGAGGAGCTGCCCGACGACGAGATgggcgaggaggaggaagaggaggaggatgaggagaacgaggaggaggagatgagcgaggaggaggaggaggcacCAAAGAAGAAAACGCCGGCAAAGCGTGGCAGTGGTGCGTCGGCTGCAGCACCGGCCGGCCGTGGCAGGGATAACGCCAAGTCGTCCAGCGGCCGTCCGAAGCGATCGACGGCCGGTCGTGGTTACCAAG ATTACTCCTCCtcggaggaggaagaggaggaaacCGTCAAGGTGGGCCGCGGCCGTCGTGCCCGTCGAGGATCGGACAGTGGATCGGAT TATAATCCCTCGGCCGGGTCAGATTCCGATGCGGGCAAGCGAAGATCGTCCCGCGCACCGACGCGCGGCAGTCGAACCTCGGCACGGAACGTACGCAAGCGGTACAGCGACGATGAATCGGAGGAAAGTCAAAGCGACGACGATTTCAGCGAG GATGATCGACGAAAAAAGAAGACCACACCGGCACGTGGCCGCGGCCGTCCCAgtgctgctgccgtcgccGCCCGACAGTCGCAGCGGGGCCGGGGCCGCAAGCGAAAAGCAGAAACTGAAAGCGAAGAGGAAGAGtcggaagaggaggaggaagaggtcGACAGTGAGGACAGTGATCGGCCGAAGCGGAAATCGGTTGCGAAGGCGGGTGGCCGCGCGGCAGCTGCCGTAGCCAACAATAAGAGCAAGAATGCGAGTGCGGCGGCAAAGGGTG GACGAGGACAGCCGAAACGGGCGGCAGCAGTAAGCAGCGCCAAGAAGTCGCGACGGGGCCGTGGACGCAGCTCGTCCGGCGAAGAGGATGAGGaagaggacgaggaggaggaggaggacgatgagGAGCCTGAGATGGATGACAACGAATCGGAGGACGAGAAACCATTAGTCAAGAAGGCCAAGCAGGAAAAGGAATCCGATACGGCTGCACCACCGAGC GAGGATGATATCAAAGAATACCTGAAAGAGATCCTGGAGGAAGCGAACCTGGAAGAGATCACGATGAAAACCGTGTGCAAGAAGGTGTACGCCAAGTATCCGGAGCACGATCTGTCGCATAAAAAGGATTTCATCAAGGCAACAGTCAAATCT CTTATATCGACGTAA